A window of Megachile rotundata isolate GNS110a chromosome 11, iyMegRotu1, whole genome shotgun sequence genomic DNA:
TCTGCTTCGGCGTTAGAATTAATGCATGAAAATACATAGGACGGAGCATCTTTTAACGTGCCATGAAGAGGATACTTGCTGGCTTCGTCCCACAAATCCTGCATGAAAATACACAACATTATTGATCGTTCAGATCCATTCTGACAGCAACGAAACAACATTAATCTATCATATTTTATCAGACATTACTCACCTCTTTTATTTCAGCCAAAGTAATATTTCGGTTAGTTTCAAATGGTATAACGACCCCATTTGGCATCAAACAGGTCAGTTCAACGACTTCTGTGGGTGACTTTGCCCAAAAATTGTAAGTGTATGCGCTTGGTATGTGTACCATGATGTCAGATGTTTCGGATAgtacgtgaagaaattcaatgaaATACGAAGAAAAATAGCTCGGATATAGTTAATTTGAGAAAGAAAAGCGAAGTGTACCGTTTAAGTCGCATCGCGACCAGAGATATCTTTCTTCCTTCGAGCAAAGTGTCCCCATCCGAATGGGACAAAAAGTCGCATCATAAAGAAAACGGTCACACGGTAAACGTTTCTATTTTATGAACTTTTTTCCCCTCATTTTTATATTCGTacctacacatatgtatatatatctttatatatacatatatatgtaaatgtatatatatacagatatacaatttcaaattttattcgaatcttGATTTTATTCGCTTTCAAATTCAGGCGAACTAGTAAACTTGCATGGTTACTCGTGTATCGGCATTATCGATTGAAGTAAAAAAATGATACATCCTCGTCTACTGTTTACTTCAAAGCAAAGCAAAACTTTGTTTCACTCGAATCACGAATGAAAACTGCTTGCCTCTGTTTGCGATTACAGGCAGTAGTCGGCCATTATTTCTACAAATGCATTCTACCTATACTCTATCTGTATATACGCATACAGATATACATGATGCGCGTATGAACTGACAAATTAGTCTGTTTTTCTATTGGATGACATACCGATCGAATTGTTTGATACAATTGTTGACTGTTTCTCATCATTCAAAGTATGTATCCGAAGTATATTCAATTTACTAAGCAGCACCTATCTGCAACTATACAATGatcatttaaaacatttatcACATCGTAATTCTAatgtagaatataaaaatatactgtaCCTCGTGAGAGAAAATCTAACTAAACTATTTGCGCAGCGTGACAGCTAGGGAAATTTTCAACCACGTGATGTCTCTCTATATTCTGTTTTTACCTTCATGGTTATAGATATGCTaggtaaaaataaatgaacagcgGGAACTGATGACATCGTAAACATGAGCGCTGTAAATACTATTATATCCAATttctgtattatatttattaaatatatgaatatagaaCAAATACTTCTTCTAATGAATGAAATATGCTACAATCAAACAAAATTAGAAATCATGAAACTATATAAGCTCTAAGACTATATTTTTGACATCGTGATCGCCGCAATGTGCATGCGCGTTGTCATGGACTATGTTATATGTAGAACTGAAAGTGTGAACATGCGCAGAAAGAATCTGGTTGCATACAGCATgacattttttgaattttaaatagaaagaaaatatCCCTATATATCGCAGTTTCTGGCGTTGAATTATCGAGTTGTTTCGAGTACACAAGCCAATCAAACTTGgttatatgatttatatatagtatttttttCCATCTATATTTTGTCCAGCCTGTTATTTCTACAGTACTTCGAAATTACAAGAAATGCACAAGAACTTTCTGTAATATATCGATCGATTCTCGAGATAGCGAAATTGCGACGTTGATTTCGTGTGTGCGATGCATTCTTATCAGTAATTGCTTATAATTATTGATTGTTTAAACATAAAGAATTATGCAATCTGGTAATTATCCTACTTTCTATCATTTTGCTTGTTAAATTTTCAGGTGTTTATAAGCAGTGTTTATTCGATAACCTCTTTGTTGATCAGTTTTTTGTATTGAGATATCCTATAACGGGTGAAGTTTACATGAAATTGATTTAAGAGGAATATTACGAAAAATGTTGATGTGTTCCTAACGACGTTCGGTGAACGTATCGTTTACATGCATGGTAAATGACAGCGCGTGTCTGTTTATGTCTGTCCTATTAACGGTAACTCCAACTTAACGATCTAGGTATACAacttaaatttttgtacaagtTTAACACGTCTATAAACGTATACGATTAACTTATGTTTAAAAGAACAAAATGcagtcaaattttaaatatttaattctattaTTTTGCTTTATTTATAGGTGGTGGTAGTGCTACGAATAAGTAGAAAACACCAGGTTTCAAGATGTTTGGACAATCAGGGAATACGTCATTCAGTaaggaaattaaataatatttggtaTTCATTttgcattatatttaatacaactaTGTATTATTTCAGCTGGTTTCAACGCAGCAACGCAGTCCAGTCCATTTGGACAATCCGCGTTTGGTAAACCAATTACTACAACAAGCTTCGGCACTGGCACAGCACCAGTCTTTGGCAGCAACAATGCCTCTTTGTTTAGCTCAAAACCTGCAGGCTCTACCACTGGTGGCTTGTTTGGTAATACTACAACACCGCCTGCATTCACTCAACCATCTTTTGGAGGTATAAACCTTGTGTGATAAATTGCTACTTTTTGAAAAACCTTGAGCTACTTATTAAAcagcaataatacatttcatTTCTTGTTTACAGGGTTTGGTACAACTAACACTAACACCAATTTATTTGGTAGCCAGCAGACTGCAAGCACAAATCTTTTTGGTACAAATACTGCAACTTCTGCTTTTGGACAATCAAATAAGCCAGGATTTAATTTTGGTGGAAACTCTGGGACAAATTTATTTGGACAGCCCCAACAGTCGACTCAACAAACTACACCTTTTGGACAAACTAACACTGCTGGAAACACAAATTTATTTGGAACAACACCTGGTAAATATACCCTTTGATGTTTATGGTCTTGTGGACATCACTGTAATAGAATAGATGGAGAAGCTACAACATTAATATGTTTTCACAATAACATAGGTTTTGGTAGTACAAATACCACCACCACTGCTATGACTGGTACTGTAGTTAAATTCACTCCTGTCATTACTACTGACTCCATGTCGAAAAATGGTATATCTCACACAATATCGGCGAGACATTGCTGTATCGCATCGATGAAAGAATACGAATCAAAGTGTTACGAGGAGTTACGTTTCGAAGATTATTCCGTTGGACGAAAAGGTATTAATACGAGATAACCAAAATTTCTGTCCTTGTAAAATGAATTAAGATAGCTTttgtttgtatatttaattgtttggtgtacatgtatatatatcgtTTGTATGTTTTCTTCGCTGGTCAGGGCCCAGTACAGGAATTTTTGGTACTCCCGCACAACCTTCACCTTTTGGTACTGCAGGGGCAGGTACTAGTACAGCAACGACGGGTAAACTATTATAATTTATCTTCGTATATTCATTAAACGCCGTATCTTTTAATAACATTCAATGCAGATGACTAAAAGAAATTTGATGACTTTTCTTTCACTTTAATTTACAATGTCCTTCCTTGTTTTGTTCAGGTTTTGGTGGAATGAGCAGTGGCTTTGGAACGACTACTCAATCTGGATCAAGTGGACTTTTCGGGAAGCCTATGACAAACTTTGGAACACCTGCTACTACAACTACGAATAACTTTGCTTTCAATTCTACTCCAAACACAAATTTATTTGGTAGTAACACTCAGAACAAACCATTCGGTAGTAAGTATTGATGTTTTTAAGTGCAATGCTATCGGTAGACTCGATAACGATCAAGTTGCAAGACATAGTAGGTTAGTttttacaaaatacaattagTTTCATCTACAGCAGCAGCGCCAACCCCACTTTTTGCAACCAGCAATACTAACCAAACTGCTGGTGCAGGTTTTGGTGGCATTAATACGGCACAGAACACCAGTTTTGGATCCACTTTTGGCTCGACTCAACCAAACCAGGTAATGGcaagaagaaatatttatacGTGTTACACATGGGATCCATCGTAATTCTACTTATGTTTATAGAGTATTGGTTTGTTTAATCAAAACAAATCGGCTTTCAACGTACCAGCTACATCGTCCAGCACAGGATTCACCGCCTTCGGTCCACCCGCCAGTAATACGGGTACCTCCTTGTTCGGTACTAAGCCCGCTGGAACAACAGGGTTTGGAACGACACCTACTTTCGGTTCGACTACGACGTCCACTTTCGGGAATGCGACAGGTTTCACTGGTGGTCAAAATCCTGGTTCTTCGTTATTTAACACACCTTTTAAACCTGCAGGACAAACAACTGGGTTCTCTTTTGGTACTACTACTGCACCCACCACTGGACTtggtatattatttaaataaataaatataattcatagtttcaatataattaaatttctaatttaaattatttcttaggCACAAATACAGGATTGCCATTAGGTGGTGGTAATACATTGTTTGGACAACAAAAGCCAGGAGGTTTATTCGGAAATACTGGAAGCAATACAACCTTTAATTCGTCGACATCTTTTGGATCTTCGACGTTCGGAACTGGCTTGAACGTTGGAAGTGGCATTGGAATGGGTTTAGTCGGCACCGGGTAAAGTATCGTATTTTtcgatttatttatatttgaagcATTTTCTTGTTTATCTGACACTTTTTTTAAATCTTATAATCTTTTTCCTCTGATCTGCTACCTTTCCctgcctctctttctttttctgtcacagaaccgcaaataatcaagTAAAGAGTTCTGGAACTGTACCTGTGCATCAACAAATTTTAGCTTTAGTATCAGCACCATTCGGCGATTCGCCGTTACTAAAGAACCTTCTACCGGTaagaaattaggttaggttcaccGTTTCTCAAACTTTGCATTCAAAAAATATATCTTGTATTTTAGGCTTCTGGCAAAACGGAAGAATTATTAAAGCCCGCAAATACACCTTCTAAAATAATAAACGGTGCGCAATACAAAGTCACAGCAGATaataaatctccaaaaatcAAAGCTAAAGTGGTTACACCTGCCCAGTTATCAAAGGTAAGTCAAAgcgaataaaattatgaaatgtgcTTTATGTACGTATGATTTCTCGTAGAAGTCAATGTTCGAAGGCCTCGAGGATGAAGATCCGCTCTCCGAAGCGTTCCAGCCCCGTCCGAACGCGAAGCGCTTAGTGTTACGTCCAAAATCGATATCAAATTCCATAGTTTCGTCGTCAACGGAAAACTCACCGACTGGGAAAAGTGTGCAGGCTGGCAGAGCCGAGGAAAAGGACACTTTGTCGAACTCGTACATACAGAACACAACTGTCGAAAGCGTAGATAAAGAAAATCATAATCAGGATAATAACCGGCACTTAGCGAACGATCGGAGGTCCTCTACGTCTTGGTTGAAGACGAGTATTACGCGTAACTCGACGACAAAGAATTCGGACGATGACATATACGAGGGTGAACGCTCACCGTTCTCCGGTCCGAACGTGTCGTCCGAGGGAGTGATAAATAATACCATTACCGAACTGCGACCTTACGCTAACGCTAACCACGGAGATCACTCGTGTGCAGAGATCAACACTTCGGCTGACACTTCTCTGAAGAATACAAGTGCCAACGATAAGAATTGTACGGACAATATATCTCAGATCACCGACTCGAGTCACGAATTGGATGACAGTTCTTTCTCGATCAACCAAACGCCCAACTGGAAAATGAACGCAGCGAACGTAATACTGAAACGCGTGGGCTACTACACCATTCCACCGCTTGACAAATTGGACGATTACGTTCGCGGAGAAACGTGCATTGTACCACATTTCACGGTTGGCCGTACGGGTTATGGAAACGTGTATTTCCCCGACTCGTTTGATATATACGGTCTTAATTTAGACGAGATCGTACATTTTCGACATAAAGAAGTTATCATTTATCCGGACGACGAGAAAAAGCCACCGGTCGGCCAGGGATTGAATCGAAAGGCACAAGTCACTCTGGACCGAGTTTGGCCGCACGATAAATCGCTGCACAAACCGATTACCGATCCTCGTCGATTGAGCGCAATGGATTACGAAGAAAAGCTACGGAGAGTGTCCGCGAAACACGACACTAGATTCCTCGAGTATCGACCTGAAACTGGCTCATGGGTTTTTAaggtaatattaattatttttcttttctttattccaGTTTCTAACATATGTTTCCTGCAGGTGGATCATTTCTCAAAGTATGGTTTAAGCGATTCGGACGAAGACGACAGCAACGGCCCCCCCATAAATGATCCAAAGAGATTGAAGCTATCTAATGCTGCACAAAAAACTGCAAATAAGTTAGAACAATCAAAAGTCCCTGTAAGTGTTATATTGTACGATTCTCAACGTAGACCGTAATTACAACTTTTCTTTTATACAGAATCAAAACAAGGACGCTGCAGTTAATAACAAAGATGGCGTAGAGTTCTTTATGATCGACGGTGTTCTTTTTGATCGAAAAGCCACCAAACTTTATCGAAATCGATCTCATCGAACAGGTAagtaattctgaaatatttcatGACAAGGAGATAGTGAAGAACATAAATCGTTTAGATCGCAAACAAGTTGAGGAACAACTACCGGTTAGTCCGACCGGAGATAATGCTCGTATTTTGGGCACTGACAGTCATAAGCTTCAACTGATGAAGGCCAGTTTCTTTGACAGTAGCGACGAAGAAATTAACGAAGTTTATGATCAAGGTAAAAAATGATTCTATCCTATTTGCTGCTaatgtttattgaaattaattatgctTTTATTTTAGATTCACATCGTGCCTTATTTCCTCCTGGTTACAAAGGTACTGTGAGAAGTTTCAATGACAGTCTGCAAAAACTAGACGAAACTGAAAAATATGAATTGACTTATAGTCCAACACCTCGATTGAATTTGACAGTGCAGCGCACGCAATCTATGATTTACGACGATGAACCGATAATTTCGAAGACAGGTAAAATTGCGAAACATTACTAATATGCAAGTTATATTAAGTATAACGATATTTGTATTGTAGGTAGCAAGTTGAAGGACATTACACCCACGAAAACTTCAATGATCTACAGAAAAAGTTTCCCCGATCCACTGATAACTCCGGTAacctcaattttgaaattacgtTCAGAAGTGATCCCATTTTCCAAGTCTATTATACATATGCTCGAAGCTCGATGTATTGCTGGAACTGGTAAAATATCCATCGATTATTTTCTTCGTAACAAATTTCTACTCATACAAACGATACATAAACGTACGTTCGTTTAAAGAGATACAGTTTGGAAGAAAGTTTAAACCAAGTTGGGGACGTGGCTTGACGTTGCTCACACTAAGTACGCAAGAGCAGGCAGTCAAAGTGTTGTTACACAGTCCGTTCAAGGAAATTGGATCTTACGTTGGAGGTCGTGCATTGGAAGATACATCGTCTGCTGCGATAGTTCAACGCATACAGATTTTAGGTGGTAGTGGAACAGACGAAGAGCAGGAGATATTAACAACTGCACTTTCTTCATTCAAGAAAAGTATAGAAGGCCATCTGAAACTGCAGTTGGCGCAACGTCTGATAAATCACGAAGCAGATTGTCCCTTGTTCGTTGTGGACACAAATGTGAACAAAGCGAGTATCGCTTTGCATGAACATTGTAGCTTAGCGGAAGAATTCGCTGATCAAGATCGCAAAGATTGTTTCGCTGCATACGTTGTTAACGTTTGGAAGCTTTGTGTCGCTCTTTGGGGTATTCTACCCGAGTTAAGCACAGGTATGCTTtacccataaatatttaaatctcgTTACTATTTCCTCTTCGCTTTTAGAAAACACAGGAGATCACGCTGTCGTGGTAGCACGTAGAGAAGCTATCGGGGAatggttaaaaaattttatacgtAGGTCATTGGAACAGCAGAAAGATACCAACATCACTAACGACGAAAGGATTTTGCTTTTGTTATCCTGTATGTACAAAACACTGTCTTATTTTCTGTAacgatttttgttaattttgttctATTTTCATAGCTTTCGAATTGGAGGAAGCATGCGAAGCTGCGCGAAAAACAGGCGATCACTGTTTAGCTCTATTAATGGCTCAACTGCGCAGCGGAATGCCCgtaaaagctttaataaagcaCCAAATTGCTTTATGGCAAGATGCGGATGTTGACGAAAATATATCCGTGGACCGATTGAAACTTTACGCACTGATCGCTGGAGAACCACTCGTGTCCAGTAAACATGGTCATATTAACGTTTGCGAGGGTCTCGATTGGAAAAGGGCACTAGCTGCGCATTTATGGTAACTTGTGTAAAATTTAGAGAGTACTTTctaacatatacagggtgtctcacaactagggTCTCTGAAGTAGGGAGTAGCTgaggtgattctgaataaaatttccctttgcaaaagtgggattagtacgcgttgaaATACTACCCGTTAAatatctacgcgctggattactacacgctggattattacgcgttggatatccacgcgctggattactacactttgcattactacgcgctggattactacgcgttggatatccacgcgctggattactacactttgcattactacgcgctggattactacgcgttggatatccacgcgctggattactacactttgcattactacgcgctgcactaccacgcgtaggattaccacggattacattattacgcgttggattactacgcgctggattactacgcgttggatatccacacgctggattactacgcgttagattaccacgtgttgcattattacgcgttgaatatgcatgcgttggattactacgcattggatatccacacgctggattactacacgttgcattacaacgcgttggattaccacgcattgaattaccacgcgttgaataactacgccttatccgaagctgccgttctcgcgtctgcgcatgcgcaatcctcgcACTCTCATTGGTCCGTGCTTTTTCTTAacaattcaaaaacggagcttcaaatttttgcaaatggAAATCTTATTTAGAATCAGCTCTCCCTCATTTCAGTAGTGAGATACTAaatactagttgtgagacaccctgcatATTCTTTAAGCTAACGTACGTTGCATTGCAGGTATTTCTCGTCTCCGGTAGCTTCGATAAGAGACGCTCTAGAGCAGTATGAGGAGGCCTTCGACCCAATCAAGAACGAATACCCTTATGCAGCAGCACCTACACCCGAATATAAAGGTGACCATTACGAAATAGAAACAACTAACAACAAACCAATATACGATCTTTGTTTCCatctgttaaaattattttgcaccGGTAATCATGCATTGGGAGAGCTTTTGAATCCGGCTACACATACCGCTGATCCACTGGATTATAGGCTCaggtatttataatatatacctAAAGTTTGTGCCCAAAGTTGCATCAGAGAGTTTTCTAATTATGTATCAATAATTAAACATTGTTCAATTACAGCTGGTTGGTGCAGCAGGTGCTGTTAGCTTTAGGTTACTCATATCTGTCGGAACACGTAGCGACTTTGACGCACATCAATTTCGCGACACAATTGGAGGCATATGGTCTCTGGCATTGGGCCATATTCGTGATGTTACACATAAAAGATGCTGGTAAAAGGAAGACTGCAGTAATGAGTTTATTGCAGCGTCATATCGAAATAGATGATATCGATGATTATGTGGAACAAGAAAAGTTTCTAAAGGAAGAGCTGGGTATACCCTCAATATGGATTCACCGAGCCAAAGCTATGAAGAGTTGCTCGGCCAAGAGGTTAGCCTATTAAAGATATTTACTTAAGTATAGGTTGTCGGTTGATGTTAATTGTCCTCCTTTATTAGATACGGAAAAGCGGCATTTTACTTTATCAAAGCAGAGCAATGGGACACAGCTCATGAAATCATCATCGAGCACCTGGCAGCAGACGCTATAATAAACGGTATTGTCTTGAAAACCTAAAGGAAATTTTCTACAAAGTTATAGtgttgaattaataattttctttttatagaaaattatgaatatttgtGTCACTTGTTACGTCCGTTGACACCTTTGAAACATAGCAGCACTATAAGCAAATGGTCTTGTCAAGGAGAACTACTTTGGGAATACATGGAAATAACGATGGACATTGAATCCCTGTTACGAGGCGTTGATCCTCGCGGAATTAATTGTAAATTAGAATCAGTGAAACAGCGATTGAAGCAACTTTCTTATAACATTAATCACTTCCCGTGCCCAACGGCTAAACACAGGTAGATCCGTTAATTTTATCTTAATCTTTCAGAAGTGATCAGTAAAAATTTCACTACTTCTGTTTCTGTGCATTACTTTGAAAACTGTGGCTTCCATTTCAGACTCTGTCAAGCGGAAATAGCAAAGAGGACATTACACTTGGCTAGAAGTTTGTTGCAATCGAACGGATGTAAATCTACGTCGATTCTTCAGCTGGTGTCCCATTTGCCATTGCCAGAAGATTATGCCCAGCAGGAGCTTCGTCCCATCGTCAATCTACGcgtatatgaaaatatataacgTTAAGCGTAGGGTTTTCGATGAAAATTTATGCCCGTCCCCAGGCATCCTTTCTTTTTTAGCTAGCGTAAATACCGTGAACTTTTACTCGCGAATCTTTGTATCAACGGTAATAGAAACAAGACATTAATGGTGATTATAACGATCGTGTTTAGTAGTATTAGCAATTATCATGTTTAATGACAAAACAGCGAAtgcttatgcatttatgatattTCTAAATGTGCAAGGTAAATCTTAATCGTATAATCTATAATATCCGAAGATTAAACGATTTGTGTACTTTGCAAATGTCTCATTAATGCATGATCATCCGCTGTTCATTAATGACAGTAACAGCAACATGGTATCTAACCATAAGTAAACTTTGTAAGTAAGAATGTTTATGTTGTTATCTGAAATATTCTatatggatttttgaaaaataagtaaataaatgaaaagcaagaaaaataaataactacGACCCTAAAAAAGTGGaactttttcaacttcattattcaattagattatttttttattatttatatatatgtatgcccAAAGTTAGATACACTGTATTAGCTGTATGAAAAAACCTGTTTTcgttagatatatttttatattcacgacgattatgtattacatataaataaacttGTTGGCAGGATTTCTAAAATTACATGAATGCGACTTTCATCAAATTGTGAGACATCCCTGTAGCCGTGTAAAAAAAAGGCGAGCTCTATAACCATTCAGACATTCTACGAGCCAACAAGTACTTGTACATAAAATCAAATGTGGAACAAAAAGAAATTCGTTTGGAAAACCGAATAGGAGGCGAAAGCTAGAAAAGTTGTTAAAGTTTGCGGCAATAATTCTAAGAAGAAGAAAGAGGCTAGTAAATTGAGTTTGCAGGAAACCATAGATACACGTTAAATCAATGATGCCGAGCTTGCGCCCGGTTACAACTACTCGTATATATACGCGATGGCGCGAGGTCGTATCTCGTTCTCGCTAA
This region includes:
- the Nup98-96 gene encoding nuclear pore complex protein Nup98-96 isoform X5; translation: MFGQSGNTSFTGFNAATQSSPFGQSAFGKPITTTSFGTGTAPVFGSNNASLFSSKPAGSTTGGLFGNTTTPPAFTQPSFGGFGTTNTNTNLFGSQQTASTNLFGTNTATSAFGQSNKPGFNFGGNSGTNLFGQPQQSTQQTTPFGQTNTAGNTNLFGTTPGFGSTNTTTTAMTGTVVKFTPVITTDSMSKNGISHTISARHCCIASMKEYESKCYEELRFEDYSVGRKGPSTGIFGTPAQPSPFGTAGAGTSTATTGFGGMSSGFGTTTQSGSSGLFGKPMTNFGTPATTTTNNFAFNSTPNTNLFGSNTQNKPFGSFGGINTAQNTSFGSTFGSTQPNQSIGLFNQNKSAFNVPATSSSTGFTAFGPPASNTGTSLFGTKPAGTTGFGTTPTFGSTTTSTFGNATGFTGGQNPGSSLFNTPFKPAGQTTGFSFGTTTAPTTGLGTNTGLPLGGGNTLFGQQKPGGLFGNTGSNTTFNSSTSFGSSTFGTGLNVGSGIGMGLVGTGTANNQVKSSGTVPVHQQILALVSAPFGDSPLLKNLLPASGKTEELLKPANTPSKIINGAQYKVTADNKSPKIKAKVVTPAQLSKKSMFEGLEDEDPLSEAFQPRPNAKRLVLRPKSISNSIVSSSTENSPTGKSVQAGRAEEKDTLSNSYIQNTTVESVDKENHNQDNNRHLANDRRSSTSWLKTSITRNSTTKNSDDDIYEGERSPFSGPNVSSEGVINNTITELRPYANANHGDHSCAEINTSADTSLKNTSANDKNCTDNISQITDSSHELDDSSFSINQTPNWKMNAANVILKRVGYYTIPPLDKLDDYVRGETCIVPHFTVGRTGYGNVYFPDSFDIYGLNLDEIVHFRHKEVIIYPDDEKKPPVGQGLNRKAQVTLDRVWPHDKSLHKPITDPRRLSAMDYEEKLRRVSAKHDTRFLEYRPETGSWVFKVDHFSKYGLSDSDEDDSNGPPINDPKRLKLSNAAQKTANKLEQSKVPNQNKDAAVNNKDGVEFFMIDGVLFDRKATKLYRNRSHRTDRKQVEEQLPVSPTGDNARILGTDSHKLQLMKASFFDSSDEEINEVYDQDSHRALFPPGYKGTVRSFNDSLQKLDETEKYELTYSPTPRLNLTVQRTQSMIYDDEPIISKTGSKLKDITPTKTSMIYRKSFPDPLITPVTSILKLRSEVIPFSKSIIHMLEARCIAGTEIQFGRKFKPSWGRGLTLLTLSTQEQAVKVLLHSPFKEIGSYVGGRALEDTSSAAIVQRIQILGGSGTDEEQEILTTALSSFKKSIEGHLKLQLAQRLINHEADCPLFVVDTNVNKASIALHEHCSLAEEFADQDRKDCFAAYVVNVWKLCVALWGILPELSTENTGDHAVVVARREAIGEWLKNFIRRSLEQQKDTNITNDERILLLLSSFELEEACEAARKTGDHCLALLMAQLRSGMPVKALIKHQIALWQDADVDENISVDRLKLYALIAGEPLVSSKHGHINVCEGLDWKRALAAHLWYFSSPVASIRDALEQYEEAFDPIKNEYPYAAAPTPEYKGDHYEIETTNNKPIYDLCFHLLKLFCTGNHALGELLNPATHTADPLDYRLSWLVQQVLLALGYSYLSEHVATLTHINFATQLEAYGLWHWAIFVMLHIKDAGKRKTAVMSLLQRHIEIDDIDDYVEQEKFLKEELGIPSIWIHRAKAMKSCSAKRYGKAAFYFIKAEQWDTAHEIIIEHLAADAIINENYEYLCHLLRPLTPLKHSSTISKWSCQGELLWEYMEITMDIESLLRGVDPRGINCKLESVKQRLKQLSYNINHFPCPTAKHRLCQAEIAKRTLHLARSLLQSNGCKSTSILQLVSHLPLPEDYAQQELRPIVNLRVYENI
- the Nup98-96 gene encoding nuclear pore complex protein Nup98-96 isoform X1, whose product is MFGQSGNTSFTGFNAATQSSPFGQSAFGKPITTTSFGTGTAPVFGSNNASLFSSKPAGSTTGGLFGNTTTPPAFTQPSFGGFGTTNTNTNLFGSQQTASTNLFGTNTATSAFGQSNKPGFNFGGNSGTNLFGQPQQSTQQTTPFGQTNTAGNTNLFGTTPGFGSTNTTTTAMTGTVVKFTPVITTDSMSKNGISHTISARHCCIASMKEYESKCYEELRFEDYSVGRKGPSTGIFGTPAQPSPFGTAGAGTSTATTGFGGMSSGFGTTTQSGSSGLFGKPMTNFGTPATTTTNNFAFNSTPNTNLFGSNTQNKPFGISSTAAAPTPLFATSNTNQTAGAGFGGINTAQNTSFGSTFGSTQPNQSIGLFNQNKSAFNVPATSSSTGFTAFGPPASNTGTSLFGTKPAGTTGFGTTPTFGSTTTSTFGNATGFTGGQNPGSSLFNTPFKPAGQTTGFSFGTTTAPTTGLGTNTGLPLGGGNTLFGQQKPGGLFGNTGSNTTFNSSTSFGSSTFGTGLNVGSGIGMGLVGTGTANNQVKSSGTVPVHQQILALVSAPFGDSPLLKNLLPASGKTEELLKPANTPSKIINGAQYKVTADNKSPKIKAKVVTPAQLSKKSMFEGLEDEDPLSEAFQPRPNAKRLVLRPKSISNSIVSSSTENSPTGKSVQAGRAEEKDTLSNSYIQNTTVESVDKENHNQDNNRHLANDRRSSTSWLKTSITRNSTTKNSDDDIYEGERSPFSGPNVSSEGVINNTITELRPYANANHGDHSCAEINTSADTSLKNTSANDKNCTDNISQITDSSHELDDSSFSINQTPNWKMNAANVILKRVGYYTIPPLDKLDDYVRGETCIVPHFTVGRTGYGNVYFPDSFDIYGLNLDEIVHFRHKEVIIYPDDEKKPPVGQGLNRKAQVTLDRVWPHDKSLHKPITDPRRLSAMDYEEKLRRVSAKHDTRFLEYRPETGSWVFKVDHFSKYGLSDSDEDDSNGPPINDPKRLKLSNAAQKTANKLEQSKVPNQNKDAAVNNKDGVEFFMIDGVLFDRKATKLYRNRSHRTDRKQVEEQLPVSPTGDNARILGTDSHKLQLMKASFFDSSDEEINEVYDQDSHRALFPPGYKGTVRSFNDSLQKLDETEKYELTYSPTPRLNLTVQRTQSMIYDDEPIISKTGSKLKDITPTKTSMIYRKSFPDPLITPVTSILKLRSEVIPFSKSIIHMLEARCIAGTEIQFGRKFKPSWGRGLTLLTLSTQEQAVKVLLHSPFKEIGSYVGGRALEDTSSAAIVQRIQILGGSGTDEEQEILTTALSSFKKSIEGHLKLQLAQRLINHEADCPLFVVDTNVNKASIALHEHCSLAEEFADQDRKDCFAAYVVNVWKLCVALWGILPELSTENTGDHAVVVARREAIGEWLKNFIRRSLEQQKDTNITNDERILLLLSSFELEEACEAARKTGDHCLALLMAQLRSGMPVKALIKHQIALWQDADVDENISVDRLKLYALIAGEPLVSSKHGHINVCEGLDWKRALAAHLWYFSSPVASIRDALEQYEEAFDPIKNEYPYAAAPTPEYKGDHYEIETTNNKPIYDLCFHLLKLFCTGNHALGELLNPATHTADPLDYRLSWLVQQVLLALGYSYLSEHVATLTHINFATQLEAYGLWHWAIFVMLHIKDAGKRKTAVMSLLQRHIEIDDIDDYVEQEKFLKEELGIPSIWIHRAKAMKSCSAKRYGKAAFYFIKAEQWDTAHEIIIEHLAADAIINENYEYLCHLLRPLTPLKHSSTISKWSCQGELLWEYMEITMDIESLLRGVDPRGINCKLESVKQRLKQLSYNINHFPCPTAKHRLCQAEIAKRTLHLARSLLQSNGCKSTSILQLVSHLPLPEDYAQQELRPIVNLRVYENI